The Polypterus senegalus isolate Bchr_013 unplaced genomic scaffold, ASM1683550v1 scaffold_54, whole genome shotgun sequence genome includes the window agagagaaaagaaagatgtGGGATAGGAAAGAAATAAACATGGAGAATAGAAGGAACCCACTGAGGCAAGCCATACTGCTGGTAACTAGTCGGTCACTTTGTGGTTTTATGTAGTTTTTCTTTCCACACAATGCCAAGGCACTATACGGGAATAATAGCTGCAATATGAAGCAATGATACACAAGCCATTACACCCCTGCAATAAATCACATCAATCCATCTTTCCTGCAGCCTGCTTGATCCACTTCAAATCGTAATCTGAGAGAAAACAGGGGACTGGCCATGAACGGTGTGACAGTCATTTATAAGTCACACTCCTGCTAACATCCCATTACCTACGCAAGGAAATGGAAAAGAATGTTCAAATTACCAAAAACTTTCTCTCACTTCATATGCTTGCAAAATAATGCTAAAGACCAGGAATATATGGACTGAGAAATGCCAGAAGTGCAAGATTTACTTAGAAATTGCAGAGGCGCCAGACCAGAGGTCAAATTGCTAACATACGCCGGATATTGGAGAAATCAACGGAGTTCCAGAAAAAAACATCTACGGTATTTCTGTTTTATTGGCTACCCTAAAGCCGTTGAATGCGGACCCTACCAAACTCTGACACGTCCATAAAGAAATGGGAGTATCAGGTCATTTCATATGTTATGcagtagtgagaccacatctggagtattgagtgCAGTTCtgctcaggtcaggtcaggtcaggttgaggagcatgtaCTGGTCCAGTGTGGTGCCGCTTctactacatgacgaaacagctcagggtcctgtttggcaaccccccacaggcaggcacgcggcccagtcccaccTCCCAGAAATgacctgctgcagccaggtgttacgtgggcgtccccttggcctggtccagccactcagctcctcaacaatgaggatcctgagagATGGATCACCCTCTgagaattgcgccacatggccctAGCACCGTaaatgatgctccctcacaatgcaggtaatgtgcctcattgaggactccatgagcaacacaaagtcacaccagtggtacccaaggattctccgaagagacacataatcaaaggagtccagtctttatctcaggtcactggatagtgtccatgtcttacaaccatatagcaaaacatgaagcaccaggactctaaagacttggaccttcgtccttttgcatagatatcgggagcgccacacacccctttccagcgacctcatgaccccccatgctctcccaatctgtctactgacttcatagttaagagtcaccagggacatgaatgtcactgctgaggtaagtaaacatctCGTCAAGGTCGACACTcactctgcagacagacacaacctgacttgacctgactaAAGAGTAGAGACATCATGGTGTCAACAAAGGTCCAAATTGTTAAGACTATGGTGTTTCCGCTAGTGATCCATCGCTAAAGCTGAACTGTGGTGCTGGAGAAGGCTGCTCAGAGTTCGAGGTACAACATGAAGATCTAAAAAATGATTACTTCAAAATATCCAACCAAGGTATCCCATTGGAAGGTTTGATTGCCAAAGAAAGGCTTAATCACTTTGTCCACATAAGGAGAAGACAGCGTTCCTTGTTAGTGGGGAAAACTGAAGGCAAAATGAGACGAGGATGACATAAAGTAACATGGATATATGGCATTAGCCAGACAATGCATATGACCTTGAAGAAACTCAAGAGAAATAGTTTCGGATTTAAAGGTTTGGCAAACTCCATCAGGCCACGGAGAATCGGACACGACTAGAAGTTTAAACGTCATCATTAAACCTAAAAGATGCGACTTTGTGATGTGGGAGAGAGATCGCCCAGAGAATACCTCGGAGGACAAGAATTCGCGCACTCCATAGTACCAAGAGGTGGACCAGGCAGCCGCGCTAGTCACTGCGCCGCACGAAGTTCAGTAGAAAACAGAAGATACCACAACGCTCATTTTTCTTATAACAGATCGATCGTACAAAGTTAACGTGAATGGGTTGTGTGCGTTAGTTTTCGATTCTGGTCTCAGCTCTGAGGACTGCACTACTGCTGGACGCTTTTGAACGGACAACCGTTTAAAGCGCCTCAGTTTGGGGGAAGCACAGCAAGCAGTTCAAAAGCTCAGCCTCTACCAGCGTTGCCCCTTTAAGTGGGCGGAGCCTAGTCTTGCGAAGGACCGTCCCTACCTTTTAAGCTACCTGCTTTCAGAGGCTGTTTTCTTACGTCTTGATTGGCCGCTTAAACCAAATCCTCTTGAGCAACTTGAACCAAGCGTCGGGAAGAAGGGAGGAGAAGGTCGGAGCAAAATCCAACCCGACTGGAAGCCCTTTTATCGGCCAACCACCATTTGAAAGTTGCCTTTTGTTACATCGAAGAGAAAATACGAGATTCGGAACCAGTGGGTTTTGCGTTGTCAGTCGatttacctgttttttttaaaGCCTCTGCACGtcgtaatttttcttttatttttatttacattacgGTTTGAATTGGCAGGTCAGTCGGTGGAGGTGTTGTTATCACTTCCGATCGCTTCGCTAGTAGCCAGGGGGCTCATCGGTGTTTTACACTTGCTTGCGCCCGGCTCTCTCTCACGGAATGTGCCTTTTACGATCTAAAAGAAAATTGCGAAGGCGCTGACATCACAGCGAGCGCAGCTCGGGGCAGCTCCGGTAGGATTTGGGGGAGGTGACGGCGGTGCGAGAAATCGGCGAGAAGAGACACCCGAGATACCTGGCTACACTGAAAAACAAATCATAAGTGGGATTTAATTGTGTTCGTTCAGTCTCCAAGTGctatgcaaaagaagaagaaatgtgcGGAATATTTCGATTAGGAGCACGTTCTGGGAGGAATCGCCGACTGCGCTGTGCTGCGCTATAGGCTGCTTTAACTGGTGAGCAAACGCAAAGTGCCGGCAGAGTGAATTTCATCTTCTCTTTTTTCAATTCTTGAAGCTGTTTTCCTAAATGACATATTAACTTTGACAAACTCTGTACACAGTTAATAAGGATCGAACAGGGAGGACAGGAAAGcgaaacatatataaataaatacatctacAAAAAATGGAAATGGCCAAGAGCCCACAGGACGGTTCCCGGGAGGATCTGAGCAAGTTGTCCGACGAGGAGCTGCTAAAATGGAACCGGGAGGATTTGATCAAAAGGCTCCGGAAAGCCGAAAACGAAAGGATGAACTTAATGGTGGAGCACGGCAACCTGATGAAGGACGTGAACAAGCGGCTGCAGGTCCACCTGCACGAGATCCGCGGTCTCAAGGAGGTTAACCAGAGGCTGCAGGACGACAACCACGAGCTCCGAGAGCTCTGCTGCTTTCTGGATGACGACCggcaaaaggggaaaaaactaTCCCGGGAGTGGCAGAGGTTTGGCCGCTACACCGCCAGCGTCATGTGGAAAGAGGTGAGCATGTATCAGCAGAAACTGAAGGAGCTGGAGACGAAGCAGGAGACGGTGATGAGAGAAAATCTGGAGCTGAAGGAGATCATCCTCATGCTAGACGAGGAGAGGAACGGAGCGGGCTCGAGGAGCTCCATAGACAGCCAGTCCAGTCTGACCAATTTAAACGGGGGCTCCGGCACCATACGGGATGTTGGAGATGGCAGCAGCACTTCGAGTACGGGCAGCGCTGGAAGTCCAGATCATCACCAAAACCACCTCCACCACAAGCCCGGAGAGCCCAAGGCCGGTACTATCAGGAGGTCCATGGATGATCTCAGCACGCCCCACCACCACAGGAGCATCCCCAACGGCCTCAATGGTAGGTGGGCAAAATCCGCCGCCCCGGTCGGAGTCAGCAAGCTAAATGGTGACATTTGGGTGGAATGATCAAGTCCATCAGATTTGTTTTTCAGGGTCTTGATTTAGTGCATGTGTGGGTCTGCACCATGTCAGTGTGGGTCGCCTTTGCTTTGCTCagctcttatttattttttatcagttaTGTGAAATGAAAGGTTTTGGAATGACGTGGCTGCAGGTTCAAATCCAGTAGATCACTTTGCATTACTTCAATAAGATATGGGATGGTTTGTAAGCACATGGCTGCAGGTTCAAATCCAGCACCATACCAGTCACTAAAATAAATTGGTCCGGCTttgcccaccttttattttatatgagatGGTTGAGAAGGAAGGACATGGATGCAGGTTCAAGAACACATCCCATACCGCAGTTAGGCCACCAAAGTATTTCAGTTTGCTTTGCCTGAGCTTTAGTAATAGGAATATGGGCTGGTTTGAAAGGAGACAGCAGGTGCAGGTTGAAATGCAGCACCTCGGCGTGTGTCACTGAAGTAAATCACTCCACACTGCTCAGCTTGTGTTTTATACGAGTGTGTTTGGAGGACACGGATGCGGGTTCAAATCCTGAACCCATAATACGGTGTGCCGCCAAAGTAAGTTGTTTTGTTTGCCTGAATATGGGATGGTTTGAAAGAACAGCACTGTGTCCGAGTGACAGTAAAGTAAATCAGTCCGCTTTGGTTTGATAGGAGTGTTTATATTGGATAG containing:
- the LOC120521402 gene encoding coiled-coil domain-containing protein 85C-like; this encodes MEMAKSPQDGSREDLSKLSDEELLKWNREDLIKRLRKAENERMNLMVEHGNLMKDVNKRLQVHLHEIRGLKEVNQRLQDDNHELRELCCFLDDDRQKGKKLSREWQRFGRYTASVMWKEVSMYQQKLKELETKQETVMRENLELKEIILMLDEERNGAGSRSSIDSQSSLTNLNGGSGTIRDVGDGSSTSSTGSAGSPDHHQNHLHHKPGEPKAGTIRRSMDDLSTPHHHRSIPNGLN